In Alosa alosa isolate M-15738 ecotype Scorff River chromosome 23, AALO_Geno_1.1, whole genome shotgun sequence, a single window of DNA contains:
- the wu:fb59d01 gene encoding kunitz-type serine protease inhibitor bitisilin-3, which translates to MNNRSNMQVKPCFSCFLLMCMFASAMSTDPNQRCNEPKNEGEGQKHELRYFFDGNVCTPFFYKGEGGNSNNFDSDQNCTIACLPDQAHQKYPEADAVCSLPVDNGACFAMHLKYYFDTEEKICRLFHYGGCQGNGNRFDTKEECQQTCRGKSGRSLGQGPDINPDETPVSAGLVVGVLGGVVFAVAIFAAVALYVTQKKGKARKRVPTTEMSEM; encoded by the exons ATGAACAATCGCTCCAACATGCAGGTTAAACCATGTTTCAGCTGTTTTCTcctgatgtgcatgtttgctTCTGCCATGTCCACAG ATCCGAACCAACGATGCAATGAGCCTAAGAATGAGGGGGAAGGGCAGAAGCATGAACTGAGGTATTTCTTTGATGGAAATGTGTGCACACCATTCTTCTACAAAGGAGAGGGAGGCAACTCCAACAACTTTGACAGTGATCAGAATTGCACTATAGCGTGTCTCCCTGATCAAGCTCACCAGAAGTACCCAGAAGCAG ATGCGGTTTGTTCTCTTCCCGTGGACAACGGTGCATGTTTTGCCATGCACCTGAAATACTATTTCGACACGGAGGAAAAGATTTGTCGTCTATTTCACTATGGTGGGTGCCAAGGCAATGGCAACCGCTTTGACACAAAAGAAGAATGTCAGCAAACATGCCGAG GTAAATCTGGAAGATCACTGGGACAAGGCCCTGATATCAACCCTGATGAAACCCCAGTTTCTGCAG GATTGGTGGTGGGAGTACTAGGTGGAGTGGTGTTTGCCGTGGCGATATTCGCAGCAGTTGCCCTGTATGTCACCCAGAA GAAGGGGAAGGCGAGGAAGAGGGTCCCAACAACAGAGATGAGTGAGATGtga